A stretch of DNA from Gemmatimonas sp.:
CGTATCACTTCGGCGGAGACGGCGTGTTCGTGTACCGGCTGGCCGAGGCGCTGGCGGCGCGCGGGCATCGGGTGGATGTGATTCACTCCATCGACGCGTATCGCGCGAAGGTGGACGCCGAACCGTCGGTGGCGTTCACTGACCATCCCAACGTACGTCGCATCGGACTGCAGTCGGCGCACCCGCGCTGGTCGGCGCTCCAAGTGCATCAGACGGGACGTCCGCTGCCGTACGCGGCACAGCTCGACGCACACTTCGCCGCGAACGCGTACGATGTGATTCACTACCACAACGTGTCGCTCATGGGTGCGCCGTCGATCTTGCGTATGGGCACGGCGGTGAAGTTTTACACGACGCACGAGTACTGGCTCGTGTGTCCCACGCACGTGCTGTTCAAGAACGACCGGGAAGCGTGCACGTCGCGTGCGTGTCTCAGCTGCACGCTGCGCAGCCATCGCCCACCGCAGTGGTGGCGCGCCACGTCGCAGCTCGCCGACAGTCTGGAGTCGGTTGATGCGGTCCTTACGCCCAGCCGGTTCGCACGCGACCGGCACGCGAGTGATGGCATCGCCAAGCCGCTCACGCTGCTGCCGCACTTCGTGCCGGTGCCGACGGATGCGGAACTGGCGGTGTCGTCGCCGTCGGAGCGGCCGTATTTCCTGTATGTCGGTCGACTCGAGCGACTGAAGGGCGTGCAGGATCTGCTCACGATCTTTTCGACCTATCGCGACGCCGACCTGCTCATCGTGGGTTCGGGCGAGAGCGAAGCGTCATTGCGCGCCGCTGCACAATCGCTGCCGCACGTGCACTTCCTCGACACCGTGCATCCGTCGGCACTCGACAGCTACATCCAGCAGGCGATCGCGCTGCTGGTGCCGTCGTTGTGCTATGAAACCTTCGCGCTGAGCGCGGCCGAGGCGATGGCCTACGGCACGCCGGTGATTGGGCGGCGTATCGGTGCGGTGCAGGAGCTGCTCGAGATTTCGGGTGGTGGGCTCACGTTCGAGACGCTTGCCGAGTGCCGCGCCGCCATGGAACGGATGCGGCTCGAGCCCGAGGTCCGCGCCAAGTTCGCCGATGCCGGTCGGGCGTTCGCGCAACGCGAGTGGACCATCGAGGTGCATCTCGCGCGCTACGAGGCGCTGGTGGAGTCGCAGCTGGAGAAGCGCGCCGCGAGGCGGCCATGACCGGTGCGGCGGTCCCGATTCTCACGTATCACTCGTTGGACGACTCGGGGTCGGTGATCTCGACGTCCCCGGGAGTGTTTCGCGCGCAGATGGAGCTGATAGCGCGCCGTGGGTACCGGGTGATCGCGTTGCGCGAACTACTCGATGCGTGGGACCGCGCCGAGACGGTGGCGCCGAACACCGTGGTGCTCACGTTCGACGACGCCACCGAAAATCTGCTGCCGCACGCGCTGCCGGTACTTTCGGCGTTGCAGTTCCGCGCGACGATCTTCGCGGTGAGCGGCAAGCTGGGCGGTGTAAACGACTGGCCGGACCAAGCGCCTGGCATTCCCCGCGTGCCGCTGTTGTCGCGTAGCGGACTGGCCGAGTGTATCGCGGCGGGCTGTGAAATCGGCGCGCACTCGGCCACGCATGCGCGACTCGACACGATGTCGCCAGCGGCGTGGTCCGCGGAGGTCGCCGGCTGTCGCGAGGCGTTGGAGTCGACGCTCGGCGCGTCGGTCACGTCGTTCGCGTATCCGTTCGGTCACTCGAACGCGGCCCTGCGCGCGATGGTCGCACAACACTACCGCGCGGCGGTCGGTACGCAGTTACGGGTGGCCGCGCCCACCGACGAGCGGTACGAGCTGCCGCGGGTGGAGATGTACTACTGGCGGAGTCCGTCGGTGTTTCCGCTGTTCGGGCATCGTGCCGGCGACTGGTACTTGCGGGCGCGCGCGGCGGCCCGCGCGGTGCGTGCCTCGTGGTCCCGGTGAGCCGGCGCAAGGCCTTCGCGATGGCGGCGTACCGGGGGATCGGTCGCTGAGTACGCGCGCGCCGTCGTCGACGCTCACCCGGTTCAGCGCACTCGCGTTGGCCGATGTCGCGTCGCGCGGCCTCGCCTTTCTGGGCACGTTGCTGATCGTACGCGCCTTCGCAGACGAAGCGTTCGGCCAGATCGGCGTGGCGACGACGGTGGTCACCTACGCGCTGCAAGCGAGTACGTGCGGGCTCGATGTGTTCGCGGTCCGTCACGGGGCGCGATATCCCGACCGGATCGGCGCGACGGCGAGCTCCGTGATGGCGATGCGTGGTGCCTTGGGGTTGGCGGCGTACACGGTCCTTCTGGTGGTGTGCTGGGCGCTGCCGGCGCTGCGTCCGATCCTGCCGTTGGTGGCACTGTTCGGTCTGACGGTCTTCACCGGTGCGCTGTCGCTCACGTGGGTGCCGCAGGCGCTGCAACAGACCCGCGTGTTGGCCGCAGCGAATCTTTCCATCGGTGTGCTGTACTTCCTGGGCGTGTTGCTTATCACGCGGACAGGCGGGCCGCTGTGGAGCATTCCGATGGCACAGGTGGCAGCCGAAGCGCTGGTGGCGGTGGGACTCTTCCGGTGGCTGCGGGGGCGTGCCGAGCGACTGACGGCGCCATGGCCGGTGGCGGAGTGGGGGCGTGTGCTGCGCGAGTCGGCGCCGATCGGCGCGTCGTGGCTGTTGCGCACCATCGCGCTGGGCTCCGATCTCGTGCTCTTGCGCCTGCTGCTGGTCGGTGACGCTCAGATCGGCTGGTACAACGGCGCCTGGCGCCTGTTTGGGCTGATGATGGGACTAAGCGCCGTGTACTTCACCATTCTCTTTCCGCGCCTCTCGCAACGGGCGGCCGAATCGCCGGCCGCGTTCCGCGCGGAAGCGCTCGGATCGCTGGCCCGCGTGATGCCGCTGGCGCTGGCGGGAGCGGTTGGCGTGGCGGTATTGGCTCCTTGGGCGCTCGGACTCCTCTTCTCACCCTCCTTCGCCGGTGCGGCGATGGCGCTCCGCATTCTGGCGGCGGCGGCAGTCGTGAATGTGGTGAACAACCATTTCCGCTATATGCTGCTCGCCACCAACCGGCAGCAGGTCGACCTACGCAATACGACGTTCGCCACGGCGGCGCATGTGGCGTTCAAGGTGATGCTGATCCCGATCGCCGGGATCGAGGGGGTCGCCGTGGGCACCCTGGGGGGTGAACTGGTGGTGCTTGCGTTGGGTCTGTGGGCCACGCGCGGCGACCTAGTTCGGAGGGTCACTCCCGAGTGACAAGCTGTGAAGCGTCCTTTATGTTTCTCGAATGATGCAGCGGTGGACGGACCATTTTCCCTTTCGCATGCCCAAGACCCACCCTCCCAAGTTGTCGTCGGTTCTCCCGGTGCTGATGGTCCTCGGCGCCGTGTTCCCCGGCGCGCGTGCCGCGCAGGCGCAAGTGGACTATCGGAATATCGATTCCGGCAGGCCCGTGCGAATCGGTGACGCCACCCCCACCGCGCGCCGGTCGCTCGAGGTGAACCTGGGCAATGGCCGCGTACAGCAGCTGTCACAGGGGCGGTATCGCCTTCAGCTGGAACCGCGCGTCACGTATGGGCTGCTGCCGCGCACGGAAGTCTCGCTGCGCTCGCCGATCTTCTTCAACGAACGAGCGCTCCGTCCGCGGGCCGGTGTGGCCGGTGTCGGCGTGGGCTTCGAGCATCAGCTGCGCATCGAATCGCTGCATCTGCCGGCTCTGGCCGTTGGCAGTGAGCTGTTCGTACCCACCGGTCCGCAGGCGCTGCCGCCCACGTACTCGGTGCGTGGCATGATGACGCGCTCGTTTCCGGTGGGACGCATCCATTTCAACGGTGCGTACGGCAATTTCAACGTGCGCACCCCGGTCGGCTTCGAGAAGATCCTCCCGCCCATTCACGGCGCCTGCAGTGTGGCGCCGACGGAATTGGCGATGACGGTGCGGTTCGCCTGTACGCCGTCGTCGTTGCTGAGCGCGGCGGTGCCGGGTGCGACGCAAGCACATGATCGCTGGCTGTTCGGCATGGCGGTCGACAAGTCGCTGCCGCTGCGCTCCACGTTGCTCATGGCCGACGTGTTCGGACAGAAGTACCGCAGTATCGGTCGTCCGGTCGACTGGACGGGTGAAGTCGGTATTCGGACGCAGATCTCGCGAACGATCGTGTTCGATGCCGCATTCGGCCGCCTGTTCACCGGTGAAAGCCGCGGCACGTTCCTCACCTTCGGCACGACGATCAGTCGTGCCCTTACGCTGTAGGCAATCATGCTTCTTCGCACCTCGACACGGCCGCGACCGTTCGTGCGCGCCCTACTGGCGGCCACGTTCACGTGCAGCGTGATCTCCGCGGTGGCGGCCACCCCGGCGCAGGCACAGGCCCGGAAGTACTTCGAACAGATGTATCTGCCGGGTTCGCACAGCTTCGCGTTCAACACGATGTATCCGCGCGCCAGCTATCTGTTCAATGCGTTCGACTACGGGCACGCCATTCTGTACGAACGGTTGTGGCGCTCGCCGAGTACAGCCGCGCGTGATCTCGACGGACGTGAGTACGACCTGTTGACCCAAAAGCTGCTGGAAAAGCCGCCGCGCGTGCCACTCGATGAGGCCGCCGTCGGACCGTCCTGGGCGTTGCTGGCACCGGAAACGCTGGCCATGTTCAGCTGGGCACACATGCTGCACCGGCAGCTGTACGACGTGCTCGTGCACGACGCGGGCAAGCCCGCCGAGCGCGACGCGCACGTGGCCGAGCTGGTGCGCTACTACAAGACGCGCCCCTTGCTCGCGTTCAGCTCGCACCCCAAGGACATGAACTTGATGGAGGGGCAGTCGTACTCCCTCGCCTTTCGCAAGCAGAATCCCAAGTTCAATGGCCTCGTCTGGTCCTATCATTGGATTCAGATGACGCTGTACGAAGCCATGCTGGCCTCCGAGGCGAAAGCGGACATGGACGTCAACGTGAATGCGGTCGTGGACCGCTTCTACGAAATGACGCGTGGGGGAATCGACAAACTGCCCACCGTCATGCCGATGTCCCCGGCGATTGCGCCCGACTTCTCGACGCGTTATCCGGAAGCGGCCATCATCTTCGACAACCTGCATTCGCTGCACGACGTGGTGTCGGACATTCTGGCGAATCCGAATGTTCCACGCGACAAGAAGCGCGCCACGATACTCGACGCGTCAAAGCAGTATCGCGATTCCACGACCAGCGTGACGACCGTCGACGAGTGGGTGTCGATGGGGCACGCGATGGGACTCACGCAGCAGGGAGGCCCGGCGCCGGTGCCGCGCCGTCCGGCACCGAAGGCTGCGGCACCGCACAAACATCCAGGTTCATGATGCTTCACACGTTTCGATCCGTTGCCCGTCGCGTCTCGACACTCGCCATGATTGCAATCGTGGCCGCATGTGGCGGTCCGGCACCGACCGATGGAGATCCGAGTCTTCCGGCGCAGTCCGCCAACGGCTACTGGGTCGGGATCGAGCAGGCCGGCGCGCTGCATCTGCACATCGTGTTCGTGCAGACTGGTACCACCTTGACGATGCAGCCCAGCTGCACCGCCGAGCGGTGTGCCCTGTACCCGTTCAGTCAGACGGGCGTCGGGTTCGTCGGCAACGATCTGCCCGTCACGTTGACGGCGGTGACCGGTTCGTTCACCAATCCGACAATCACGTTCACGTTCACGCTCAGCAACAATCGCCGGTTCACGTTTACGGGGCGCATGGCGGAGGACAAGTTGATGACCGGCAAGATCAGCGGGCCGACCTTGCCCGAAACCACCATTACGTTCGAGAAGAGAAGCACGACGTGATGGCACCCGTTCGAACCGTGCGGGCATGGTTGCTGCTCAGTGCGGCGGCGCTGCTCGCCTGTAACGGCGGAGACTCCACGGGGCCAGACGTGATCTCCGCACCGACCGGTGTCACGGTCACGCTCACCTCGCTGACATCGGTGCGGGTCGATTGGACCGCGAATCCCGCACGTGAGTCGGTACAGCGGTATACCGTGCTCAGGAATGGGTCGCCGATTCGCGACGTGACCGTGCCGACCTATATCGATTTCGGACTGACCGAACTGCAGACGTACGTCTACACCGTGGTGGCGGTCGGCAGCGGTTCCGCCCAATCGGCGCCGTCGGCCGTGACGGCGCAGTCAACCTTCACGCTGCCCGACCTGACCGGCCCGACGATCGCGAGCTCCGTGCCCGCCGCGAATGCCACCAACGTCGCCATCACGGCACCGATCAGTGTGACGGCCAGCGAGCCGCTCGATCCGGCGACGGTGTCCAGCGAGAATGTCGTCCTGCGCGCGACGGGAACGACCGCGAGCGTGCCCGGTGTCGTCGCCTACACGGCCGGCGCGTCGTCGTTCACCTTCACGCCCTCGATCCCGCTGACGCCGAGCACCGCGTACACGTTCGACGTGTCGACGGCGTTGCGTGATCGCGCCGCCAATCGACTCCTCGCGGCCTATCGGGTGCCATTTACTACCGCCGCGCCGATCGATGCGACCCCGCCCAGCGTCGTCGCCTTCTCACCAGTTGCGGGAGCGGTCGATGTCTCCGTCCGGACCACGGTGACGGCCACGTTCAGCGAGGCGATGAACGCCGCGACCATCAACTCGACGTCGATGACGTTGGCGCCGACGGCCGGCGGCGCGGCAGTCCCGGCGACAGTTTCGTATACGGCGGGTACGCGCACCGCGACGCTGACGCCGACGGCGCCGCTCGCGGCGTCTTCATCGTATACGGCACGCGTGACCACGGCGGCAGCAGACGCTGCCGGAAACGGATTGACGGCGGTGTCGACGTGGCAGTTTGTCACCTCGGCGCCGGTCGACGAGTCCGCGCCGACCGTCACGTTGGTCTCTCCCGCTGCCGGAGCAACCAGTGTCCCGTTGGCTGCCGTCATGGCCGTCACGTTCAGTGAAGCGATGAATCCGGCGACGATTACCGCGGCGACGGTCACCCTCACCCGTGCGCCCGGGGCGGTGCCCGTTCCCGCCGTGGTCGAATATGCCGCGGCTGCCAACCGTGCCACCCTCACGCCGGCGGCACCGCTCACCCTAGGCGCCAACTACACCGTGACGGTGACCACCGGCGCGCGCGACGTTTCCGGCAACCCGCTGGCGTCTCCCTTCACGTCGACGTTCGCCACGCTCGCGGCCGATGTCATTGCACCGACGGTGACCGGCACCTTCCCGTCGAGTGGCGCGGTCAACGTGAACCCCACGGCGACGCTCACCGCCACCTTTAGTGAGACGATGCAGGCGGCATCACTGACTGCCGCGGCCTTCGTGGTGCGCACCACCACGGGCGGGACGGCGGTCGCAGGATCGGTCAGCTACAACGCCGCGACGCGCACGTTATCGTTTGCACCGACCGCGCGACTGGCCGGCAACACAGGGTATACGGCAACCATTACCACGGCAGCCCTCGACTCCGCCGGCAACGCGCTCGCGGCGGCACGGGTGTTCACGTTCACCACGGCGGCGACCACCGACGACACACCGCCGCGCGTGGCGAGCTCTGTTCCGGCGGAGAACGCGGCGGGCGTCGATATCATGACGACGATCGCCGTGCGCTTTGATGAAGCGATGGACGTGACGACGATGACCAACGGTGCCGTCGTCGTGCGGGTGGCCAATACGGTCGAGTTGCTCAGCGGCAGTAGTACGTACGACTCGGGCACGAATACGCTGACGTTCCGACCAACCGCGCCCTTGGAGTATGTCACCACGTACACCGTGTCGGTGGGTGGAGGTGCACGTGATCTGGCCGGCAATCGTGTGGAGCCAAAGTCATTCAACTTCCAGACGCGGCCCGCACCGGCGCGCGTGGAGACGTTCACACCGTCCGACCGCTCCAGCGACCACGACGCCGCTACGCCCGTGTCGGTCACGTTCAGCCTGCCGATGATCTCGAGCACGATCAACGCCAGCACGTTCATCCTGCGCAGCCGCAATACCGCACTGCTGGTGCCGGGCACTGTGTCGTATAACTCCGCCACCCGCACCGCCACGTTCACGCCGTCGTCGCCGTTGGCGAACAACAGTGGCTACGTCGCCACCGTGACGACGGGGGTGACCGACGTCAACGGCCAGGCGCTCGAGGCGCAGGCGCAGTCGTGTTTCACCCCGCGGGCCGGCGCGGTGACCGCCGTGTCGATGAGCGGCTTCTGGTCGGGTGAGTCCGCCTGCACGGATGTCCATTGGCATGTGCGCCTCGTGCAGAGTGGTAGTGCGCTCTCCCTCGATACGACGGGTTGCGACGCGCCGGCGAACGCCGGTCGATGCCAGCTCTCAGCGCTCAATGCCGAAGGCGCGCTGGCGCTCGGTGGGCAGAGCAACGTGCGCATTGCCTCGGTCACCGGAAGCGTGTCGGGCAACGCGGTGACCTTCACGCTGACCGGCTCGAACGGGCTCACGTTCACGTTTACAGGAGCGTTCACCAACGCCAACGGATCGCCCAATCCGTGGATCATTGGAAGCATCGGTGGCGCGACGCTCCGGCCGGTCGGAATCACGTTCGAGAAGCAGTCGCCGTAGTGAGTGCGGCGGCGCCGTTTCTTTCGGTAGTGGTGCCGGCCTATCGCTGTGCGGCGTACCTGCAGCAGTGTTTGCGCGGCCTGCAGGCCAGCGATCTGCCGCGCGCGTCGTGGGAACTGATCGTCGTGGATGACGGCAGCCCTGACAACACCGCTGATGTCGCGCGCACCGCGGCCGATCGTGTACTGCGCGTGGCCGATGGCCCGCGTGGTCCGGCCCACGCCCGCAACATGGGTGCACGCGCCGCCACGGGTTCGGTGCTGGTGTTCATCGACGCCGACGTCGTGGTGGCGCCCCACACGCTACGCGGTTTTGCGTCGCACTTTGCGGCCGATCCGACACTCGGCGCGGCGTTCGGTGCCTACGACGACGCGCCGGCAGAAATGGATTTCATCTCGCAGTACCGCAATCTCCTGCACCGCTACGTGCATACGCTGCATCCCGGCGAGGCCGACACGTTTTGGGCGGGCTGCGGTGCGGTGCGGCGCGACACGTTCCTCGCGGTTGGTGGGTTCGACGCCGTGCGCTATCCGCGCCCGCAGATCGAAGACATCGAGTTGGGCTATCGGCTGCGCGAGGCCGGTGCGCGCATCGTGCTCGATCCGGAGCTGCAGGGCAAACACCTCAAGCGATGGAGCTTCGGGAACATGGTGCGCACTGATCTGCGAGAGCGCGCCATTCCCTGGATGCACCTCATCCTGCGTCGCGGCGAAGCGATGCAGCGCGGACCGCTCAACCTCCGCGTGCGCGAGAAGCTATACACCATCTTCACCGCGATCGGGGTCGCGGCCACGATGGGTGCGTTTGTGTTCTGGAACAACGCCTTGGCCTACATCGGGGCATTCTGCGTGGTGGTCGTGTTGCTGGGGAACGCCGCGCTGTTGTCGTGGTTCGGCTCGCGTCGTGGTTTCTTCTTCGCTGTCGGTGTGGCGCCGCTGCGATTGCTGTACTACGCCGAGGCCGGTCTGGGTGCCGCTTGGGCGATCGTGACCCACAGACCGCAAGTCGAACCCGTCCGGCTCCCTCCGCTCGCGGCGTATGAGCAAACGGCGTCGTAACGCGGCACCGTCACCCGACACGGGAACGTCGTCGATACCGGGAAGCGCGGCCGCGGAGTTGCCCTCGGCGGTGAACTGGGAACGGGTGTGCTTGGCACTGCTGGCCTTGGTGCCGTTGCTCGTGACGGCGTGGCAGCTGCTACCGGAGTTCACGACACCGGTGCCCGCCAGCAATGACCTGGCCTTGCACTGGCAGATGGTGCAGGGCGCGAGTCGGGAGATGGCGCACTGGCGCAATCCGCTCGATTTCTGGATGCCGCAGCTCGAGCTCGGCTACCCGCAGTTTCTGTACTACCAGAATCTTCCGCACCTCGTGGTGGCGGGCGTGCACCGCCTGCTGTTCGGGCTCGTCGAGTTGCGCACGGTGTTCGACGGCGCGCGCTATCTGCTGCTGATTGGATTACCCCTCACCGTGTACTGGTCCATGCGCCGCATGGACTTCTCGGTGCGCGCCGCGGCCATCAGTGCCGCCGCGACCACACTGTTCGCCAACCGCGATGGCTACGGCTTGGAGTACGACGGACAGCTGTGGCTCGGTCGCGGTCTCTTCACACAATTGTGGGCCGAGCATCTGTCGTTGATCGCGATGGCAGGACTCTATCGCCTCATGCGCACGGGACGTGGGTACGCCGGCACGATTGCCGCCCTTGCCGCGCTGGCGCTGTCGCACTTCATCTGGTCGTACATGATGGCGATGACCGGCGTGTTGCTGTGCGTATTGTTGTCGACGCGTGACACGTGGAAGGCGAACCTGCTACGTCTCATCATCGTGGGCGCGCTCGCCATGGCCATCTCGGCGTACATGCTGATTCCGTTCGCGACGAGCTCCGGCAGCTATCTCGCGATGTTTCCCGGGATCACGGCGCCTGATCTTGATGAGAGCCGTTCGCTGCTCAGCGCGCTGCAGCGCCTGGTGATCGACGAAGATCGTTGGCCGATCCTGACGGCACTGTCGCTGACGGGCGGCGTGGCGGCGCTTGTCATGCGGACCCGTTCGGCGCGTTTTGCGCTGGTCGGTACACTCGTGTGGTTGCTGTTGTACCAGTTCCGCCCCACGGAAGTGAATTGGCTGGGGCGCGTACTGCGGTACGACGGGCATTTGGTGTACCGGTTTATCGGCATCGCCGATGTGTTCTTGCTCATGCTGATCGGCGTCGGCGGCGAGTGGATCTGGCGCGCCATGGTGGATCGGCGGGTGGGACGCGTCGACGCACCGGCAACCGCCGCGCCGCGTTCCCTCGGCGCCATGTTGGCCGCCACCGCACTGCTGCTGGCGATCCTCTCGCCGGCAATGCGCGACCGCGCCACGTTCTTCGGTCGCGACGGCCGTGCGATGACCGCCACGCGCGCCGCGTTGGCGGCCGATTCTGATCTGACCACCGTGCTCGATACGATCGCGGCGCAACCGGGCGGGCGCGCCTACATGGGCCTGGCCAGCAACGGCGGCAAGCAGTGGCGCATCGGTCCGCTCATTCGCGCCTACGACGTACTCAAGGACCGCGGACAGCCCGCCGTCGCCCCGCTGTTTCAAGGGTTGTCGCTCAACGCCGATATGGTCGTGAGCTTCCGCGATCGTGACCCTGCACAGTACGACCTGCTCGACGTGCGCTACGTGGCCTTGCCGAGCGGTGCACCGGTGGACGGATTTATGACGCCGCTCGCGCGCACGCCGCGCTACACGGTGTATCGCGTGGCCACGACCGGCATGGCGACCTACGGTGCGGTCGTGGAGCGACACGCCGCTGGTTCACAGCTCGACCTGCTGCGCGGCGTGGACCAATGGAGCAAGAGTGCAGGGCCAGCGGCAAAGCAGTTCATCCGCTGGGACTTCCGCCAGCCGGGCGGCGCGTCGATGCCCACTGGTGCCTGTCCTGGCGGCGGTCGCACGCTGTCGGAGCATGCGGACGCGGGCATCATCGACCTCGTGGTTGCGTGCGATTCGCCGTCGTCGCTCATCATCAAGACGACATATCATCCCAATTGGCGCGTTACCGTGGATGGCAGGCCGGTGTCCACGTACATGGTGTCGCCGGTGTTCATCGGTATCGATCTGCCGGCGGGGCAGCACACGATTGCGGCACGCTACACGATGGCCACTGGCAAGTGGATCCTGCTGGCGTTCGGTGCGCTGGTACTGGCGATCGTGTGCATGGTGCGCGACCGGTTCGACGCGCTGCCGCGTCGATTCCTACCAGTCTAACGTGACGCCCTTCTGGCCGGGATTCCAGCACTGTGGACTTACCCCGAAAAAGTGGACGCGTAATTGAAAGGAACTACGCGGCCTTCAGTAACTGCGCTTCGTACTCCGCCGGACTGACGTACCCCAAGGTCGAGTGCCGTCGCTTCCGGTTGTACCACGTCTCGATGTACCGGAAGATGGCGCGTCGCGCCTCGTCTCGGGTGTGCCAATCGTGCGTCATCACCAGCTCGAACTCGAGCGTCGCAAAGAAGCTTTCGGCGACGGCGTTGTCATAACAGTCGCCCTTACCGCTCATGCTCGCCAGCATGCCGTGCGCCGCCAGTTCCGTACGATGCGCGGCAGACGCGTATTGACTCCCGCGATCACTATGAAAGATCACGCCCGGCGCCGGCTGCCGTGCCTCCCGCGCCATCCGCAGCGCGCTGAGCACCAGGTCCACCTCCATGGTGTCGCGCATCGCCCACCCGATGCAGCGCCGCGAGGCGAGATCCAAGACGGTCGACAAGTACAGAAACCCTTCGCGCGTCGGGATATACGTGATGTCGCCCACCCACACCTGATTCAGCGCCACGCCGTGGATATCGAACTGCCGGGCGAGCCGATTCGGCGCGATGGGATCGGCGTGATTTGAGTCGGTGGTGGTCACGCGACGGCGCGTTCTCGGTCGCGCCGCCAACCCAGCCTCCTGCATCAGACGCGCGACGCGCTTGGTGCTCGTGGGCAGTCCCGCCGCG
This window harbors:
- a CDS encoding IS3 family transposase, giving the protein MRCAVIARQEDEFPVRLMCRVLEVSVSGYYAYRRRPESWRAVIDDVLMAHVQIAFAESGETYGAPRVHHELRAAGLPTSTKRVARLMQEAGLAARPRTRRRVTTTDSNHADPIAPNRLARQFDIHGVALNQVWVGDITYIPTREGFLYLSTVLDLASRRCIGWAMRDTMEVDLVLSALRMAREARQPAPGVIFHSDRGSQYASAAHRTELAAHGMLASMSGKGDCYDNAVAESFFATLEFELVMTHDWHTRDEARRAIFRYIETWYNRKRRHSTLGYVSPAEYEAQLLKAA